The Labrus mixtus chromosome 21, fLabMix1.1, whole genome shotgun sequence nucleotide sequence TATGTACAGTTCTAGCTACATGTCACATTGAAGTCAGAACAGAATGAGAATGTGAATGATTGCatatttttcatgtattttttgttaatgAATATTTGTCACATATATTCTATAAAAGCCATGCTGCAccttggggtgctggtggcacagtggttggtgcgagcgccccatgtatggaggctgtagtcctctggGCGGGCGACCCGGGGTttgagtccagcctgtggctgctttcccgcatgtcatttcctactctctctccctgatttccaactatatccactgtcctgtcttacaggcacaaaaagcccaaaaataaatcttaaaaaaatgctgcactgcttaaaaatattcaaaaaaacgaataagcatttaaataaataaaaaaacaacaacacacaaaatgGGATTAATGCTGTGACATGAGGTCAAACTATGGAATGTCTGACTTTTAAATGTACTGACAAAGGCATCCCTCTGAAGTCATAGCCTCAGAAGTTTCCTTCTGGCCGACTCAGGATTTGAATATACAgcgtacacacaaacaaagggaGCTACTTAGTGCTTTACTTTACAACTTGCAGAATACAAATTGGCTTAATATCACTTAAAGACAAGCTGATGAATTCAGTTTGGCACAAACCCAGATGATCTTCCACAATCCTAGATGATGAAGAGCAAGAAATGAAATCAATGTATGTACCTGACACTGAAGCTAAATGTATAGTTTGTTATCTCTCCTCAAATTGACTCACCGTCATCCTTCTTGTTTGTCCCCTTTAGGTGGAACAGGAGACAAGGACCGAGCACCGATCAGCCATGAGTCCTTCCTGCTCATGGCAAATTCCCAGACAGACATGGATGACTGGGTCAAGGCCATACGGCGGGTCATCTGGGCGCCGTTTGGAGGAGGTATACAGCCAAACCTTTAagcctttcaaacacaggaaacatgatcacttttaaaaacagatttttatacTTTTGACATTTCGATTTCAACCTCAAAAGGAAGAGTGGCAATTAAAACTCAAGGCTGTTCTAATGCAAAATTGGGGGCTGTTGTAGGCCTTAACATCACAGTAAATGAAAAGATTAATTCCTTTCCCTTCAAGCCTGAAACCAGGAAAGTTTAATTTTCTGGAGACAAATTATTGCTGTAAATATTGGATAGGATTACAGTTCATTCAGTGGTGTGTCTAAATTTTTCTGTATGGAGTTTCAAACTTGAGCCAAGTCTTGACAAGTATCATCTACCCCCACTGTGTCTCATTTCATTAGCCTGCAGTTAATTCTCACCCTGGTGTCTAACTTCCTTACCTGACAGGGGAAATTTGATCAGAGTTGGCTGTCAACTTTTCCATTTgacttaaataattaaaaaaaaaaattcagcttgCTTCTCTTTGATGTCTTACtgtgataaatataaaaatacaaccCCCTTAGTTTAGCCTGTGAACTATGCAATGATTCATTTATTCCTATACTGAACCTCTTCATGCAGAGAGAGCATGTTGTTAATTCTCACCCTGTCCTCTCTGGACTGGATGTCTAACTAGTGTACTTGACAGGAGGCCAGAAATATAAGCAGGCCTGTCTGGGTGTGAACTGGGACATAAGGAGCAGCTGAACAGCATGGTGTTGGGTTACACAGACGCAGTATATTATGGAGATAAATGTAGAGAAATACACAGAGGATAAAGTCTGTGACATACGTAGTCTCATTTGATGcttcttgtttttagttttatttggtttgattgatgaattaaatattttttcttatttacatCCAGGTTTTATTAGTCGAAATAATTAGATATAAGTAGATATAGATAAAGACAGGAGAGTCAATCCTTATATGATTAAAGTGGACATGGACAAATGTCGTAATACTTcccttctgtttctgtttaacATAGTTTACGTTCTTCTCGTGTATTAGCCTACTTCTAGCGATACATTTACAGAGCTAAGACTTTTGGTTgtctcaaaataaataaataacaatatttttaaaaacctagAAGGTAATCAGACAAGACTTATTGCTACATCTCACCAGaacatctgtctgtcagtgtcgtttctgccccctggtggccatAATGTTGTTAATACTGCTTTAAATATTGAAGGTTGGTGTTATATCAAGCTAAAGTCTGTTTGATGGAgggttttgtttgtatgtatgtagcctatgtatgtatgtatgtatgtgtatgtacatatgtatatatgtatgtatgtatgtatgtatgtatatatatatacacatgtatgtatgtatatatgcatgtatgtatataAGTATGTAGGTTATGAGTATTTTATTCATCCATcatatgtaggcctacattatacaataattaaaaaaaatacagacaattcaaacaaagacaacagtcATGTTCATATAAATAGGCATAAATAGAAGCTTCAAAATCTGCAACACATAGCTGCCTATGTGTAATGTTGCTATCTTAATAGTGGTAATCTGTCAACCACACATTGGCTGGGTCCTTTTTCCAGCCTCCCTCTCAGATTCACGGGTAGagggtgtctgtctgtctctcggtTCTCGGTCCAGAATAGATCTGTCGCCAACTTATCTGTGCCCGTCgttaacagcagcagcagcagcgcggTCACAACAGACTGACCCCCGTCAGCTGCCGTCAGTCTCACCTCCTCCCTCACCTTCAAGCTGAAGCGtgctcagtgtgcaggagttagtCAATGTTGGAATAATCTACCAGTGGAGACAAATGCCTGAACCTGAATGGAAAAACTTGATGAAATGTGGGTTTGGGGTGTATGAGAAaggctctctgctgctgtgtagCTCCTGTTCGGTGAATTACTACGATTACAGCGAGCTGTCCACCACCAGCTGTGACTGCTGCAGCCAATCACCAGGTAACGAGCGGTGACAGACAGCCACTCATTAGCATATCAACAAGGATTAGACAGAGAAGTAATAGTAAATAGCAATAGtagtgctaatgctaatgcGTCATTTACAGTACTACTATTTCAAAGACTTCGTTATGAGAGGACTAGTGTTTATTATGTAGGATATGTTCTTTCCGTTGCTTCAGCACGATGGGGAAactagactgtaaatattaagaaagactcaaaatgatttattttccgTCCAACAGGAACGTCGCTATTAGTGTATGTAAATTAACCTACAATGCATACCGTATTACTAGTCCTACTTATTAATTTACAGGTTTTCGTAAGAATAGTCTCCTCACCTAGATAATTCGACATTTTTTAATAGGcctaatataaaaaaaaataagcctatacatattttttcacgggttttctattttttttcgcATTTAAGTAGCCTGTTATGGTCCTTCATACGCCATTACAAATCCCTTTAAATAACCTATTCTACAACTACGAGGCCATTTTTTCTCCGTAATTACCTCAATAACTTCCAAAGTATTAATGCATAATATAGCTtagaaaaatattcaatatattttcaaaccaaTTATGGGCCTTATAAGACTAGTGTTACAAATAACAATACTCAGCAAAGCATAGGCCTACAGTATGAGTCATGTTCAACATGGCCCAGTAGACTGTATCTATAAGtcataaagaaatgtttgtttatggaTATTAAAGAGCCACACTGTTCAGTATGAGAAACTGATACATTTGTGTTCTCTGATAAAAGTGTCTGGAAAATCTTATTTTGAACTTCAACCCATTATCAAACTGTTGGCATCCTCTCTTagactttaaatgtgtgtgtgtgtgtgtgtgtgtgtgtgtgtttgtgtttattcatgtCTTTATGTCTCAACAACATCATTCTTCATGGTGAATCCGCTGCCCTCTGTGGAttcatgaatgaaaaacagaggTGATCATCTGTTTGACctacaacacaaacatgctggtgtgtttttctgcatctGTCCTCAGGGATATTTGGTCAACGTTTGGAGGACACAGTTCAGTATGAGAGGAAGTATGGCCCTCGGCTGGCCCCCTtgctggtggagcagtgtgTGGACTTCATCAGGGAGAGGGGTTTGGACGAGGAGGGTCTCTTTCGAATGCCAGGACAGGCCAACCTGGTCAAAGAGCTGCAGGAGTCCTTCGATTGCGGCGACAAGCCTTTGTTTGACAGGTAGACGACAGAAAGGTGTTACTACTCTAGCTTTTTGAGAATTGAAAGATCAgtagaaatatgtttttgtacTTCATTGCAGTAATACTGAAGTCCACACGGTGGCATCCTTGCTAAAGCTGTACCTGCGGGAGCTGCCCGAACCAGTCATTCCTTTCTCCAAATATGAAGACTTTCTAACCTGTGCACAGCTTTTGGccaaagatgaggaggaggtatGTAAAGTATACTCCATGTGTGATTAATATTCATGTCTTTGTGTTCGTGTGTTCATAAAGAtggttgtctttgtgttttattaggGGGTCCAGGAGCTGGGAAGGCAAGTTAGCACTCTACCTCTACCTAACTACAATCTCCTCAAGTACATATGCAAGTAAGTACACTAATGCCATTTGACTCCATGTGATATTAACCAGTCaaacaatctttaaaaacatcaaatcctCTCACAACACGACATAAATCAGGTCAAGACCAAACTCTTTGTTAGGTGGACAAGGGGAAGCAcatatttgtatagcgccaattcttaataaatgttatctcaagacactttacaaaagagcaggtgaaagacctttctctttgttatgttatcGACAAAGAATGGGTCATTATGTATTCTGACGGAGACAGTACAGAGAAGACATGACTTTAAGCAGCAACACGAGGGGCTGGTATAAGGTACAGGTAAGTCTAAGCCAGCCATATTGaagcctgacaaaaaaaaaaagtttatgtaTACTTTTTTAATTAGACCGGGGGTGGGATTTCTTCCTTCCGGACCCTGACTAGCAGATGATACCAGAGAAGGCTCTACCACCCATATTACTTTTGGAGACTTTATGTACAAAAAGCAAACCTGCATCAAGAAAGCTCATTATTctggggggtgtggggggttggggggacTATGAGGTCTATGAGACATGAAAATTCTAATAATGTTCATTTATAGCTTTGGATGGTACTGTAATTAGAAGGATTGTAAATTGAAAGGCTACATTTTATTAGAAGCAAATGTGGATAAGCTGATATTGGagaaatatgatttattttcatcaatGCATCTTTTTGAGATGTGTGTGTCCAGTTTACCAAGCTGAAAAAGTCTGTCTTCATTCACTATGGGAGTTAAAAGAAACATTATTCCAAGATTTAATTTTACCACAGGCTTAATGTGGGTCATGTTAACACCATTGCACTGGAGGTAAAGTGGATGTATATGTATTTAatttgtaaagggaccatgtacaatattaaatatgaatgttgcACTTTGTTGCATTGCACCAGAGTTACCACACTCCCTTGGCAAGTAAAGTTACATTCCTTATTTTTGTCACTGAAAGCGAGGGGATTGCCCCCGTAGTGGCTCCTAGATAAGGTGATGGAATCAGCTAGAGTCCCAAACCTTCTTCAACTCGGTGACTAACTCTTGCATGCAAAGTGCAATGGTGTTAACATGAGATCAATCTGATAAACAGGATTTAAGCCAGCCCCAATGCGGTTCCTTAAATACCAATTAAGTGTCCCATTCTCTGTAACAGGATATGATGGTTGATTGTTTCAAATGCCACGGGGAGATGTAACAGGACACGTGTGAAGAGGAATCCTTTAACAAAGGTGTATGAGATAGTCTGTGCCTTCCACCATGCTGTCTCTGTGCTATGTTTGACACCAAATCCTGACTGAAAATCCATCAGAAACCGTTGATTAGCCAATGCTTTGTTGAGGAAGTTACACagaaagaggaggtgagagatAAGTCTCTTAATTGGCTAAGGTGCCTGAATCAAGATTGGGCTTTTTAAGAAGAGGTTTAATTACAGCTGCTGACTGTGTTGCAGAGCCTGTTAATGAAGACACAAGGGGTCTAAGAGACTGGTTGAGGGTTAAATATAGAAATCCTTAGAGTAAGTTCAGGAAGATCAATTGGAGAAAAAAACGGACTAGGGTTATACCGGCTTTTACttaatgttgttgtgttcatGGGAAAATATGTCATAATGTTAAcagttttcatttctgttttactttgttatcCCGTCTTAGATTCCTTGATGAGGTCCAGTCCCACTGTCATGAGAACAAGATGGGTGTCCAGAACCTCGCCACAGTATTTGGACCAAATATCCTTCGACCCAAGATGGAGGACCCAGTAACTATCATGGAAGGTACAGGCGTTGTGTGAGCAGTGTATTTTAAAGTTATATTGTATGTGCTGAGATAATTTGACATTAATCAAGTCCTGTCTGGTCGTGATCCATAGGCACCTCTTTAGTCCAGCACCTGATGACAATCCTCATCAGGGAACACATGCGGTTATACTCAGGCCGGGACCAGGAGGGACCCACATTAATCGAAACAGAGCTCCCTGTTCAGGGGCATCAGCTCCAGCATCGCAGCCTAGGAGCCTGGATCTCAGAGGAAGACCTCCAGAGCTGCCCGATTTCCAACCCTGACCAAGAAATGCACAGCAGCGCCTCATCGCTGGATGCCAAATTGTGTGCAGCCGTCACTCCCACCCAGACCCCTAACCTTAACCCTGGACCAAAACTGGGATCTTCATCTGGGAAAGGAGAGACGGTGGTCAGCCCGAGTAAACAAGCCAAGACCATTCCTTCCTGGAAATACTCCTTCAAAAGCTCCTCCGCGCCGCGTTCACAGCCGCAAGCCAAGCAAAGCAGCAGTGGCGGCTCAGTGGCTGATGTTACTAGTGTGTCTtctggtggaggaggtggaggaggtggaggtggtagTGGAGGTGGCGGGGGCGGGAACTGGCTCATGAATGGTCTGTCTTCCTTAAGGGGGCACAGACGCACATCCTCAGGCGAGCGCTCTGCTCGTGATCGAGACTCCACAGGATCCACACAGAGACTGTCCACCTACGACAATGTCACCTCTTCCTCCAGTATGGGCAGCGTTCCAAGTGTATCCAGCACACCTTGGTCTACTTCCTCCTGCGAAATATCCGTCCCTGACTCGGGAAGTGAGCCCTCCGCCAACCAGAACTGTGGAGTCGTTGGTGAAGCCGGGGAAAAGAGCGAGTGGATGGAGAGCCAGAGGGAAATGGACAGAGGAAGGGATGGAGGAATGACAACAGACCCGAGCTCTGAGCAGGACAGTTGCGAGGCCATGGAGCTGTGCAGTAGCAGCGCAGCTTGCAGTGAAAACGGGAACACGGCGATGGCAACTGGGGTGCCGTCCATTATCATGTCGGAAGACGGAGACGGGACAAATCTGACACTGAGTGGCCTGGTGGAAGGACTGAATGAGGAGTTGAGCAAACAGAAGACTGCATACGAATCCAGGATCCTAAAGTAAGTCTGTGTTCTTCTAGGACTAAAGTTACAATACATTTGGGGGTCTAAAGTTTTGAAGTTATAAAGGAACAACCCGCTAACTCTTGTGTCAAATAATTACACTTCTAGTATCTTAGGATTTAATACAAAGGTTACATTTGGAGGCAAGGACAATGGAGAATTCATACACAATGAATCAAGCTTGCTCACTTGAATGCTTTCGACCTTTGTCCCCCAGATGG carries:
- the si:dkey-191m6.4 gene encoding rho GTPase-activating protein 22 isoform X1, giving the protein MTAMLSPKIRQTRRARSKSMVMGEVSRGSCRPASPSLQEGALKAGWLKKQRSIMKNWQLRWFVLRSDQLFFYKDEEETKPQGCIPLQGCQVNELTANPDEPGRHLFEIVPGGTGDKDRAPISHESFLLMANSQTDMDDWVKAIRRVIWAPFGGGIFGQRLEDTVQYERKYGPRLAPLLVEQCVDFIRERGLDEEGLFRMPGQANLVKELQESFDCGDKPLFDSNTEVHTVASLLKLYLRELPEPVIPFSKYEDFLTCAQLLAKDEEEGVQELGRQVSTLPLPNYNLLKYICKFLDEVQSHCHENKMGVQNLATVFGPNILRPKMEDPVTIMEGTSLVQHLMTILIREHMRLYSGRDQEGPTLIETELPVQGHQLQHRSLGAWISEEDLQSCPISNPDQEMHSSASSLDAKLCAAVTPTQTPNLNPGPKLGSSSGKGETVVSPSKQAKTIPSWKYSFKSSSAPRSQPQAKQSSSGGSVADVTSVSSGGGGGGGGGGSGGGGGGNWLMNGLSSLRGHRRTSSGERSARDRDSTGSTQRLSTYDNVTSSSSMGSVPSVSSTPWSTSSCEISVPDSGSEPSANQNCGVVGEAGEKSEWMESQREMDRGRDGGMTTDPSSEQDSCEAMELCSSSAACSENGNTAMATGVPSIIMSEDGDGTNLTLSGLVEGLNEELSKQKTAYESRILKLEESSAALCAQMERLEQEMEQEKKKQRMLEIKLRNSERAREDAENRNRLLEKEMEDFFSTLGDLALGARTSDI
- the si:dkey-191m6.4 gene encoding rho GTPase-activating protein 22 isoform X2; its protein translation is MPEPEWKNLMKCGFGVYEKGSLLLCSSCSVNYYDYSELSTTSCDCCSQSPGIFGQRLEDTVQYERKYGPRLAPLLVEQCVDFIRERGLDEEGLFRMPGQANLVKELQESFDCGDKPLFDSNTEVHTVASLLKLYLRELPEPVIPFSKYEDFLTCAQLLAKDEEEGVQELGRQVSTLPLPNYNLLKYICKFLDEVQSHCHENKMGVQNLATVFGPNILRPKMEDPVTIMEGTSLVQHLMTILIREHMRLYSGRDQEGPTLIETELPVQGHQLQHRSLGAWISEEDLQSCPISNPDQEMHSSASSLDAKLCAAVTPTQTPNLNPGPKLGSSSGKGETVVSPSKQAKTIPSWKYSFKSSSAPRSQPQAKQSSSGGSVADVTSVSSGGGGGGGGGGSGGGGGGNWLMNGLSSLRGHRRTSSGERSARDRDSTGSTQRLSTYDNVTSSSSMGSVPSVSSTPWSTSSCEISVPDSGSEPSANQNCGVVGEAGEKSEWMESQREMDRGRDGGMTTDPSSEQDSCEAMELCSSSAACSENGNTAMATGVPSIIMSEDGDGTNLTLSGLVEGLNEELSKQKTAYESRILKLEESSAALCAQMERLEQEMEQEKKKQRMLEIKLRNSERAREDAENRNRLLEKEMEDFFSTLGDLALGARTSDI